In the Setaria italica strain Yugu1 chromosome VI, Setaria_italica_v2.0, whole genome shotgun sequence genome, one interval contains:
- the LOC101760868 gene encoding probable monogalactosyldiacylglycerol synthase 2, chloroplastic: MLGGVLGGGGRQLYQPLRCGFYDGAAGCGGLPVDGLAAALSEEAADAVRVSAGGKAAKNVLILMSDTGGGHRASAEALRDAFLIEFGDAYQVFVRDLGKEYGGWPLNDMERSYKFMIRHVRLWKVAFHGTSPRWVHGMYLAALAYFYANEVVSGIMKYKPDIIISVHPLMQHIPLWVLKWQSLQPKVPFVTVITDLNTCHPTWFHHGVTRCYCPSAEVANRALIQGLQLSQVRVFGLPIRPSFCRAVLEKDEIRKELELAPELPAVLLMGGGEGIGPVEETARALGEELYDYRRRRPMGQIVVICGRNQVLRSTLQSLRWKVPVKIRGFEKQMEKWMGACDCIITKAGPGTIAEALIRGLPIILNDFIPGQEVGNVPYVVDNGAGVFSKDPREASRQVARWFSTDADALQRFSRNALQLAQPEAVFDIVKDIHKLQQQSAAVTRIPYSLTSSFSYHI; encoded by the exons ATGCTGGGCGGcgtgcttggcggcggcggccgccagctATACCAGCCCCTCCGCTGCGGCTTCTACGACGGCGCGGCCGGGTGTGGCGGCCTACCCGtcgacggcctcgccgccgcgctctccgaggaagccgccgacgccgtccgcgTCTCCGCCGGCGGTAAGGCGGCGAAGAACGTGCTCATCCTGATGAGCGACAcaggcggcggccaccgcgccTCCGCTGAGGCCCTCCGCGACGCCTTCCTCATCGAGTTCGGCGACGCCTACCAG GTGTTTGTGAGGGATTTGGGGAAGGAGTACGGCGGCTGGCCGCTGAACGACATGGAGCGATCGTACAAGTTCATGATCCGCCACGTGCGCCTATGGAAGGTGGCCTTCCACGGCACCTCTCCGCGATGGGTGCACGGCATGtacctcgccgcgctcgcctaCTTCTACGCTAA CGAGGTGGTGTCCGGGATCATGAAGTATAAGCCGGACATTATCATCAGCGTGCACCCGCTGATGCAGCACATACCGCTGTGGGTTCTCAAGTGGCAGAGCTTGCAGCCCAAGGTACCCTTCGTGACCGTCATCACCGACCTCAACACCTGCCACCCGACATG GTTCCACCACGGCGTGACAAGGTGCTACTGCCCCTCCGCCGAGGTGGCAAACAGGGCCCTGATCCAAGGCCTCCAACTCTCCCAAGTCCGCGTCTTCGGGCTGCCGATCAGGCCCTCCTTTTGCCGTGCCGTGCTCGAGAAG GATGAGATCAGGAAAGAACTTGAGTTGGCTCCTGAACTGCCTGCAGTTCTACTGATGGGAGGCGGCGAGGGAATTGGTCCGGTGGAGGAGACCGCGAGGGCGCTTGGCGAGGAGCTTTACGATTACCGGAGAAGGCGCCCGATGGGGCAGATTGTGGTCATTTGCGGCAGGAATCAGGTGCTACGGTCCACCCTGCAGTCCCTGAGATGGAAGGTCCCTGTCAAG ATAAGAGGGTTCGAAAAACAGATGGAAAAGTGGATGGGGGCCTGCGATTGCATCATCACAAAG GCTGGTCCAGGCACAATTGCAGAGGCATTGATAAGGGGACTTCCTATTATCCTGAACGACTTTATCCCCGGACAG GAAGTTGGAAATGTGCCTTATGTCGTGGACAACGGTGCTGGTGTGTTCTCCAAGGACCCAAGGGAGGCTTCAAGACAGGTTGCCCGGTGGTTCAGCACAGATGCGGATGCCCTCCAGAGATTCTCCCGTAATGCGCTGCAGCTAGCACAACCTGAAGCCGTGTTTGACATCGTCAAGGATATCCACAAGCTCCAGCAACAATCCGCAGCGGTTACCCGGATCCCCTACTCCTTGACCTCGTCATTTTCGTACCATATATGA